A part of uncultured Tateyamaria sp. genomic DNA contains:
- a CDS encoding magnesium chelatase subunit H, whose product MRDDIGINGRLPGYRVVIITLDSHAAGPARRAMDTLAADYPGLDLQIHAAAEWGESEAAFEAAKEAVMHGDIIISNLLFLEEHVARILPALKARRDHCDAMVGIIADAEVVKLTRMGTLDMQAPPSTMGKLMKRLRGSSKPKTEDGAKKMAMLRRLPKILKFIPGKAQDLRAWFLVMQYWLGGSDDNVRAMIQFLLNRYATSADWADRPEAALPVDYPDTGLYHPDLPARITTDAADIPGPDGAEMTVGIVMLRSYVLAGDTAHYDGVIRAFEVRGMRVLPAFAGGLDARPAIDAYFKGHVDALVSLTGFSLVGGPAYNDNVGAIDVLADLDVPYLAAHALEFQTLGQWAASSGGLGPIETTMLVALPELDGATCPTVFGGRLGPEGCNGCNHSCQAGEPKAMVPCAERIDSLAEKALRLGRLRRKENADKKVAVVLFGFPPNAGAVGTAAYLSVFESLFNTLKAMHSRGYRVDLPDSVDALRAQVLQGNAAQYGQEANVAAHVDADTIVRTTPPLAAIEAVWGPAPGRIQSDGRGVFVLGKKLGNIFIGVQPAFGYEGDPMRLLFEKGFAPTHAFTTFYLWLRNTYQADAVLHFGMHGALEFMPGKQAGLGAQDWPDRLIGEMPNIYLYAANNPSEASLAKRRSGAVTITHLTPPLATAGLYKGLAELKDSLCRWREMQGDDPARPELEALISEQADAVDMGGTPADALWLKLLETEDALIPDGLHIVGQPLSDAAREEYLNLMPHADDDARARVDALLQNETELGALMNALDARYIRPVPGGDLIRSTDILPTGRNIHAFDPFRMPTAFACRDGMKQAQLLLETHPTLPRSIALVLWGSDNIKSDGGPIAQALALMGCTPRFDSFGRLAGADLIPLDDLGRPRIDVIMTLSGIFRDLLPLQTRMLAEAALKCAQADEPLEQNYIRAHALAYAEAQGVDLATAALRVFSNAEGAYGSNVNQLVDSSAFGDEDELADAYETRKSFAYGVDGKSAANPALLQKALADVEVAYQNLESVELGVTTVDHYFDTLGGIARAVKRARGSDAAVYIGDQTRGNAKVRTLKDQVALETRSRALNPKFFEGLLKHGAEGVRQIEAHVTNTVGWSATTGQVDAWVYQRISETFVLDEEMRKRIADLNPTASSRMANRLLEASEREYWAPDAETLAALQDAADALEDKLEGIAAE is encoded by the coding sequence ATGCGCGATGACATCGGCATAAACGGGCGCCTGCCCGGCTACCGCGTGGTCATCATCACGCTGGACAGCCATGCCGCGGGCCCGGCGCGCCGGGCAATGGATACCCTCGCCGCAGACTACCCCGGCCTTGATCTGCAGATCCACGCCGCCGCCGAATGGGGCGAATCCGAAGCCGCGTTCGAAGCCGCCAAGGAGGCGGTGATGCACGGCGATATCATCATCTCGAATCTTCTGTTCCTCGAGGAACACGTGGCCCGCATCCTGCCCGCGCTCAAGGCCCGCCGAGACCACTGCGATGCCATGGTCGGCATCATAGCCGACGCCGAAGTGGTCAAGCTGACCCGCATGGGCACGCTTGACATGCAGGCACCGCCCAGCACCATGGGCAAGCTGATGAAACGTCTGCGCGGCTCGTCCAAGCCCAAGACCGAGGACGGCGCAAAGAAGATGGCGATGCTGCGCCGCCTGCCCAAGATCCTCAAGTTCATTCCCGGCAAGGCGCAGGACCTGCGCGCCTGGTTCCTGGTTATGCAGTATTGGCTGGGCGGGTCGGACGACAATGTCCGGGCGATGATCCAGTTCCTGTTGAACCGCTATGCGACCTCTGCCGACTGGGCGGACCGGCCCGAAGCGGCGCTGCCCGTCGACTACCCCGACACCGGCCTCTATCACCCCGATCTGCCCGCCCGCATCACCACGGATGCCGCCGACATCCCCGGACCTGACGGGGCCGAGATGACCGTGGGCATCGTCATGTTGCGGTCCTACGTGCTGGCCGGCGACACCGCGCATTATGATGGCGTCATCCGCGCGTTCGAGGTGCGCGGCATGCGCGTCCTGCCCGCCTTTGCCGGGGGGCTTGATGCGCGCCCCGCCATTGACGCCTATTTCAAGGGGCACGTGGACGCGCTTGTGTCGCTGACCGGGTTCTCGCTTGTCGGCGGTCCCGCCTACAACGACAACGTGGGCGCCATTGACGTGCTGGCCGATCTGGATGTGCCCTATCTCGCGGCCCATGCGCTGGAATTCCAGACGCTGGGACAGTGGGCGGCCAGTTCCGGCGGCCTGGGCCCGATCGAAACCACCATGCTGGTCGCCCTGCCCGAACTGGATGGCGCCACCTGCCCCACCGTCTTTGGCGGACGGCTTGGCCCCGAGGGGTGCAACGGGTGCAATCACAGCTGTCAGGCGGGTGAGCCCAAGGCGATGGTGCCGTGCGCCGAACGCATCGACAGCCTGGCGGAAAAGGCCCTGCGCCTTGGACGCCTGCGCCGGAAGGAGAACGCGGACAAGAAAGTGGCCGTGGTCCTTTTCGGCTTCCCACCCAATGCCGGGGCCGTGGGCACCGCCGCGTACCTGTCTGTTTTCGAGAGCCTGTTCAACACGTTGAAGGCGATGCATTCCCGCGGCTATCGCGTTGACCTGCCCGACAGCGTGGACGCCCTGCGCGCCCAGGTGCTGCAAGGCAATGCCGCGCAATATGGTCAAGAGGCCAACGTCGCCGCCCATGTGGATGCCGACACCATCGTGCGCACCACGCCACCGCTCGCCGCCATCGAAGCCGTCTGGGGCCCTGCCCCCGGGCGCATCCAGTCCGACGGGCGGGGTGTCTTCGTGCTGGGCAAGAAACTGGGCAACATCTTCATCGGTGTCCAGCCCGCCTTTGGCTACGAGGGCGACCCGATGCGTCTGCTCTTTGAAAAGGGGTTCGCGCCGACGCACGCGTTCACCACCTTCTACCTGTGGCTGCGCAACACCTACCAGGCCGACGCGGTGCTGCATTTCGGCATGCATGGCGCGCTGGAATTCATGCCCGGCAAGCAGGCGGGCCTTGGCGCGCAGGACTGGCCCGACCGGCTGATCGGCGAGATGCCCAACATCTACCTTTACGCCGCCAACAACCCGTCCGAAGCATCGCTGGCCAAGCGCCGCTCGGGTGCCGTGACGATCACGCACCTGACACCGCCGCTGGCGACCGCTGGTCTCTACAAGGGGTTGGCGGAGTTGAAGGACTCGCTGTGCCGCTGGCGCGAAATGCAGGGTGATGACCCGGCGCGGCCCGAATTGGAGGCGCTGATTTCGGAACAGGCCGACGCCGTCGACATGGGCGGCACACCGGCCGACGCGCTGTGGCTGAAGCTGCTGGAAACCGAAGACGCGCTGATCCCCGACGGGCTGCACATCGTTGGCCAACCGCTTAGCGATGCGGCGCGCGAGGAATACCTGAACCTGATGCCCCACGCGGACGATGACGCGCGGGCACGGGTCGATGCGCTGCTGCAAAACGAAACCGAACTCGGGGCGCTGATGAATGCCCTCGACGCGCGCTACATTCGGCCCGTACCGGGCGGCGACTTGATCCGATCGACCGACATCCTGCCCACGGGCCGCAACATCCACGCATTCGACCCGTTCCGCATGCCCACGGCCTTTGCCTGCCGCGACGGGATGAAACAGGCGCAGCTGCTGCTTGAAACACACCCCACCCTGCCCCGGTCCATCGCGCTGGTGCTGTGGGGATCGGACAATATCAAATCCGATGGCGGGCCGATTGCGCAGGCGTTGGCGCTGATGGGCTGCACGCCGCGTTTTGACAGCTTTGGCCGTCTTGCCGGGGCCGACCTGATCCCACTTGACGACCTTGGCCGCCCGCGCATCGACGTGATCATGACCCTGTCGGGTATCTTCCGTGACCTGCTGCCGCTGCAAACCCGCATGCTGGCCGAAGCCGCGCTGAAATGTGCCCAAGCGGACGAGCCGCTGGAGCAAAACTATATCCGCGCCCACGCGCTGGCCTATGCAGAGGCGCAGGGCGTGGACCTTGCCACCGCAGCGCTGCGCGTCTTCTCGAACGCCGAAGGGGCCTATGGGTCGAACGTGAACCAGCTGGTCGACAGTTCCGCCTTCGGGGACGAGGACGAATTGGCCGACGCTTATGAGACACGCAAGAGCTTTGCCTATGGCGTCGATGGCAAATCCGCCGCCAACCCCGCGCTGCTGCAAAAGGCGCTGGCGGATGTGGAAGTCGCCTATCAGAACCTCGAATCCGTCGAACTGGGCGTCACCACCGTCGACCACTATTTCGACACGCTGGGCGGCATTGCGCGCGCCGTGAAACGGGCCCGGGGGTCGGACGCCGCCGTCTATATCGGCGACCAGACGCGCGGCAACGCCAAGGTGCGGACGCTCAAGGATCAGGTGGCGCTGGAAACCCGCAGCCGCGCACTGAACCCCAAATTCTTCGAGGGGCTGTTGAAACACGGGGCCGAAGGTGTGCGCCAGATCGAGGCGCATGTGACCAATACCGTCGGCTGGTCCGCCACCACCGGTCAGGTCGATGCTTGGGTCTACCAGCGCATCTCGGAAACCTTTGTGCTGGACGAAGAGATGCGCAAGCGCATTGCCGATCTGAACCCAACCGCATCAAGCCGTATGGCCAACCGCCTGCTGGAAGCGTCCGAGCGCGAGTATTGGGCACCGGACGCCGAAACGCTGGCCGCGTTGCAGGATGCGGCCGATGCGCTTGAGGACAAGCTCGAAGGGATCGCAGCCGAATGA
- the bchL gene encoding ferredoxin:protochlorophyllide reductase (ATP-dependent) iron-sulfur ATP-binding protein: protein MSPLDRNPPVLRGQDGEGSVQVHQDADAKIEGAKVFSVYGKGGIGKSTTSSNLSAAFSNLGKRVLQIGCDPKHDSTFTLTGHLQPTVIDILKEVDFHPEELRPEDFVSEGYNGVKCVEAGGPPAGTGCGGYVVGQTVKLLKQHHLLEETDVVIFDVLGDVVCGGFAAPLQHADRALIVTANDFDSIYAMNRIIAAVQAKSKNYKVRLAGCVANRSKDTNEVDRYCDTVGFNRIAHMPDVDAIRRSRLKKKTLFEMDDEEDIVRCRAEYIRLAETLWNGTEGLAPAPMEDRDIFELLGFD from the coding sequence ATGAGCCCACTCGACAGAAATCCACCCGTTTTGCGCGGTCAGGACGGCGAAGGATCGGTGCAGGTGCATCAGGATGCCGACGCCAAGATCGAAGGGGCCAAGGTGTTCTCGGTCTACGGCAAGGGCGGGATCGGCAAGTCGACCACCTCGTCGAACCTGTCAGCGGCCTTTTCCAATCTGGGCAAGCGCGTGCTGCAGATCGGGTGCGACCCGAAACATGACAGCACGTTCACCCTGACCGGCCATCTGCAACCCACCGTCATCGACATCCTCAAAGAGGTCGATTTCCACCCCGAAGAACTGCGCCCCGAGGATTTCGTGTCCGAAGGCTACAACGGCGTGAAATGTGTCGAGGCTGGCGGACCGCCTGCGGGCACGGGCTGTGGCGGCTATGTGGTCGGCCAGACCGTGAAGCTGCTGAAACAGCACCACCTGCTGGAAGAAACCGACGTCGTAATCTTTGACGTGCTGGGCGATGTGGTCTGCGGTGGCTTTGCAGCACCCTTGCAACACGCCGACCGCGCGCTGATTGTCACGGCCAATGATTTCGACAGCATCTATGCCATGAACCGCATCATCGCGGCGGTGCAGGCCAAGTCGAAGAACTACAAGGTGCGCCTTGCGGGCTGCGTCGCCAACCGGTCGAAGGACACGAACGAGGTGGATCGCTATTGCGACACCGTCGGCTTCAACCGCATCGCGCATATGCCCGATGTGGACGCCATTCGCCGCTCGCGCCTGAAGAAAAAGACCCTGTTCGAGATGGACGACGAGGAAGACATCGTGCGCTGCCGCGCCGAGTATATCCGCCTGGCCGAAACCCTCTGGAACGGGACCGAGGGGCTGGCCCCCGCCCCCATGGAAGACCGCGATATCTTCGAGTTGCTCGGATTTGATTGA
- the bchM gene encoding magnesium protoporphyrin IX methyltransferase translates to MYDQTRARVETYFDRTATKTWERLTSDAPVSRIRETVRAGRDRMRDLMLSRLPDDLRGARILDAGCGPGMATIELAKRGATVVAADISPQLIDIAQLRLPHDLQSRVIFHAGDMLDPKLGRFDAVIAMDSLIYYTAPDIGDALATLEPRVSGPIIFTVAPRTPALMAMWYAGKAFPRSDRSPVMIPHAHPKLAKAAKAAGVRRMLRPVNRITSGFYISEAMELRP, encoded by the coding sequence ATGTATGACCAAACCCGCGCCCGGGTCGAAACCTATTTCGACCGCACGGCGACCAAGACATGGGAGCGTCTGACATCAGACGCGCCGGTGTCGCGCATTCGGGAAACTGTGCGCGCGGGGCGGGACCGGATGCGCGACCTGATGCTGAGCCGACTGCCCGACGACCTGCGCGGGGCACGGATCCTCGACGCGGGCTGCGGCCCCGGCATGGCGACCATCGAACTTGCCAAACGTGGCGCGACGGTTGTGGCCGCCGATATCTCGCCGCAACTGATCGACATCGCGCAACTGCGCCTGCCCCATGACCTGCAAAGCCGCGTGATCTTCCACGCGGGCGACATGCTCGACCCGAAACTGGGCCGCTTTGACGCCGTGATCGCGATGGACAGCCTGATCTATTACACCGCCCCCGACATCGGCGACGCCCTCGCCACACTCGAACCGCGCGTCAGCGGGCCCATCATCTTTACCGTGGCCCCCCGCACGCCCGCCCTCATGGCGATGTGGTACGCAGGAAAAGCGTTCCCCCGCTCTGACCGCTCCCCCGTCATGATCCCGCACGCGCATCCGAAACTGGCCAAGGCCGCCAAGGCCGCAGGCGTCCGCCGGATGCTGCGCCCGGTGAACCGCATCACCAGCGGTTTCTACATTTCCGAAGCGATGGAGCTGCGCCCGTGA
- a CDS encoding PucC family protein — MLKHLSLKALPFADAASPDLPMGQLLRLSLFQVSVGMASVMLLGTLNRVMIVELSVPAMIVAIMIALPVLSAPFRALLGFRSDTYRSAIGWKRIPYIWFGALWQFGGLAIMPFALLVLSGDTVIKVPFAGEVLAALAFLMTGLGIHMTQTAGLALASDRATDETRPRVVAMLYVMFLVGMGISALVIGGILSNYSSLTLIRVVQGSAVVGAVLTFIALWKQESVNPMSRAEREAPRPLFRDAWNDYAAGGQAGRLLACVFVGTMAFNMQDVLLEPYGGEILGLSVSATTILTALWAAGALTGFLWAGRRLAAGSNSYRLAGGGILAGIWAFSLVIFAAPMQANILFYAGATLIGFGGGLFAVSTLTAAMAMPAKGVAGRGLALGAWGAAQATAAGVAIALGGTLRDWIHSIAMTGAWGDGLVTPTTGYSFVYHIEIGLLFVTLIILGPLVRTSAPLTERKDAAPLGLADFPT, encoded by the coding sequence ATGCTCAAGCATCTCTCGCTCAAGGCTTTGCCCTTTGCAGATGCAGCGTCGCCTGACCTGCCGATGGGCCAGCTTCTGCGCCTGTCGCTGTTCCAGGTGTCGGTCGGCATGGCCTCGGTCATGCTTCTCGGCACGCTCAACCGCGTGATGATCGTGGAACTGTCGGTCCCCGCCATGATCGTTGCAATCATGATCGCGCTCCCGGTGCTGTCGGCCCCGTTCCGCGCGCTTCTGGGCTTTCGGTCCGACACCTACCGCTCTGCCATCGGGTGGAAGCGCATCCCCTATATCTGGTTCGGCGCGCTGTGGCAGTTCGGCGGGCTCGCCATCATGCCCTTTGCCCTGCTGGTCCTGTCGGGCGATACGGTGATCAAGGTGCCCTTCGCGGGCGAGGTCCTTGCCGCGCTCGCCTTCCTGATGACAGGGCTTGGCATCCACATGACACAGACGGCGGGCCTCGCACTTGCCAGCGACCGGGCCACGGACGAAACGCGGCCCCGCGTCGTCGCGATGCTCTACGTCATGTTCCTAGTCGGCATGGGCATCTCGGCCCTGGTCATCGGCGGTATCCTCAGCAATTACAGCAGCTTGACGCTGATCCGCGTGGTGCAGGGATCGGCCGTCGTGGGTGCCGTCCTCACCTTCATCGCGCTCTGGAAACAGGAAAGCGTGAACCCGATGAGCCGCGCAGAACGCGAGGCCCCCCGCCCCCTCTTCCGCGACGCCTGGAACGACTACGCCGCAGGCGGTCAGGCCGGGCGGCTGCTGGCCTGCGTCTTTGTCGGCACCATGGCGTTCAACATGCAGGACGTGCTGCTGGAACCCTATGGCGGCGAAATCCTTGGCCTGTCGGTGTCGGCCACCACGATCCTCACCGCCCTCTGGGCCGCAGGGGCGCTGACCGGGTTCCTGTGGGCCGGTCGCCGCCTCGCCGCCGGGTCGAACTCCTATCGCCTCGCGGGCGGGGGTATCCTGGCCGGGATCTGGGCCTTCAGCCTCGTCATTTTCGCAGCCCCGATGCAGGCCAATATCCTGTTCTATGCCGGGGCCACGCTGATCGGTTTTGGCGGCGGGCTCTTTGCCGTCTCGACGCTGACCGCTGCCATGGCGATGCCCGCCAAGGGGGTCGCCGGGCGCGGTCTGGCCCTTGGGGCCTGGGGCGCGGCACAGGCCACGGCGGCGGGCGTTGCCATCGCCCTTGGCGGCACGCTGCGCGACTGGATCCACAGCATCGCCATGACCGGCGCGTGGGGCGACGGGCTTGTCACCCCCACCACCGGCTATTCCTTCGTCTATCACATCGAGATTGGCCTGCTTTTCGTCACTCTCATCATCCTGGGACCGCTTGTGCGCACTTCGGCTCCTCTTACCGAACGGAAGGACGCGGCGCCGCTGGGCCTCGCGGATTTCCCCACATGA
- the puhA gene encoding photosynthetic reaction center subunit H has protein sequence MTATFFGEFDLASLTLWLFYIFFFGLIIWIQRENMREGYPLEDDEGNASSNPSLWPLPADKTFKLPHGRGEVTVPSGQTPERADIPMKRTGPGNGYPLEPTGDPMLDGVGPASWAPRRDVPELDGHGHPKIIPMSANESFRFATGRDPRGLPLMSGDGEVVGMVTDMWIDEPEQLVRYLEYTLDAKWGTGNRLVPLTLARIKSDRVVVRTLYGKHFATVPQHASATQVTMLEEEKISGYYGGGVLYTGTRQEPKL, from the coding sequence ATGACCGCAACATTCTTTGGCGAATTCGACCTGGCGTCGCTGACGCTCTGGTTGTTCTACATCTTCTTCTTCGGGCTGATCATCTGGATCCAGCGCGAAAACATGCGCGAGGGTTATCCGCTCGAGGATGACGAGGGCAACGCCTCCTCGAACCCGTCGCTGTGGCCGCTGCCCGCGGACAAGACGTTCAAGCTGCCCCATGGGCGGGGCGAGGTCACAGTGCCCTCGGGCCAGACACCGGAACGCGCAGACATCCCGATGAAACGGACCGGGCCCGGCAATGGCTACCCGCTGGAACCCACCGGTGATCCGATGCTGGACGGCGTTGGCCCGGCCTCGTGGGCACCGCGCCGCGATGTGCCGGAACTCGACGGGCATGGTCACCCCAAGATCATTCCGATGTCCGCCAATGAAAGCTTTCGCTTTGCCACGGGCCGTGACCCGCGCGGCCTGCCCCTGATGTCTGGCGACGGCGAGGTCGTGGGCATGGTCACCGACATGTGGATCGATGAACCGGAACAGCTGGTGCGCTACCTCGAATACACGCTGGACGCCAAATGGGGCACGGGCAACCGCCTGGTGCCGCTGACGCTGGCCCGGATCAAATCCGACCGGGTCGTGGTGCGCACGCTTTATGGCAAACACTTTGCCACCGTGCCGCAGCATGCAAGCGCAACACAGGTCACCATGCTCGAAGAAGAGAAGATCAGCGGCTATTACGGCGGCGGTGTTCTCTACACGGGCACACGGCAAGAGCCCAAGCTCTGA
- the puhB gene encoding photosynthetic complex putative assembly protein PuhB, whose product MSHDDFEVEPIEGLPERPPTGEQILWQGRPDTLALAREALNLNWVIGYFALLAAWRFISVVDLMPIGQAIGATVPFLLLGAVVCALLYVVALIQARSTMYTITSSRIAMRIGAALTLTINLPYRELGNAALDLRKNGTGTIALDTTGKTKISYLVLWPHARPWRFGNTQPALRCIADAENVARILADAAEARITTPQVTRVVPNDAVAAE is encoded by the coding sequence ATGTCCCATGACGACTTCGAAGTGGAGCCCATCGAGGGTCTCCCGGAACGCCCACCGACGGGCGAACAGATCCTGTGGCAAGGCAGGCCCGACACCCTCGCCCTTGCCCGCGAGGCGCTGAACCTCAACTGGGTCATCGGCTATTTCGCGCTGCTGGCCGCGTGGCGGTTCATCTCGGTCGTCGACCTGATGCCCATCGGCCAGGCCATCGGCGCAACGGTGCCCTTCCTGCTGCTGGGCGCGGTGGTGTGCGCCCTGCTCTATGTCGTCGCCCTGATCCAGGCGCGGTCGACCATGTACACCATCACCTCGTCGCGCATCGCCATGCGCATCGGGGCGGCGCTGACGCTCACCATCAACCTGCCCTACCGCGAACTGGGCAACGCGGCCCTTGATCTGCGCAAGAACGGCACCGGCACCATCGCGCTCGACACCACGGGCAAGACGAAAATCAGCTATCTCGTGCTCTGGCCCCACGCCCGGCCCTGGCGCTTTGGCAACACGCAACCGGCCCTGCGCTGCATCGCGGACGCCGAAAACGTGGCCCGCATCCTCGCCGACGCGGCCGAGGCGCGGATCACCACGCCGCAAGTGACCCGCGTTGTCCCGAACGACGCCGTGGCGGCGGAGTAG
- the puhC gene encoding photosynthetic complex assembly protein PuhC: MSDATTPRIRAKEDELVPRVLIRAVLALLLIVLSLVTIATLTDRPLESTPAATPIIAERAIYLAGNASGAALVLDANGAVLADFPADKGGFVAGIERVIARERAKSGADATAPVLLRLREGNRLSLYDPTTDWSAELMGFGADNLRTFARLLEPPQSQGGSHHGTTD; the protein is encoded by the coding sequence ATGTCCGACGCCACAACCCCCCGCATCCGCGCCAAGGAGGACGAACTGGTCCCCCGCGTGCTGATCCGCGCGGTCCTTGCCCTGCTGCTGATCGTGCTGTCGCTGGTCACCATCGCCACACTCACGGACCGCCCCCTCGAAAGCACACCGGCAGCGACACCCATCATCGCCGAACGCGCGATCTACCTCGCGGGCAATGCCTCGGGCGCGGCACTGGTGCTGGACGCCAACGGCGCGGTGCTGGCCGATTTCCCCGCGGACAAGGGCGGCTTTGTCGCCGGTATCGAACGGGTCATCGCCCGCGAACGCGCCAAATCCGGCGCCGACGCCACAGCCCCCGTCCTGCTCAGGCTGCGCGAGGGCAACCGCCTTTCCCTCTACGACCCCACCACCGACTGGAGCGCCGAGTTGATGGGCTTTGGCGCCGACAATCTCCGCACCTTCGCCAGGTTGCTGGAGCCACCCCAATCCCAAGGAGGAAGCCACCATGGGACTACTGACTAA
- the acsF gene encoding magnesium-protoporphyrin IX monomethyl ester (oxidative) cyclase, producing the protein MNIQNTDKHTADATSVEEGLAIAQAQDEQFTSEFATETAMQNTLLTPRFYTTDFDELDAIDVTSVRDDWDKLIAQMEADPNKGHFKKNEDWDHVDWDGMEPELKKEFIDFLISSCTAEFSGCVLYKEMKRRGANKDITQLFQLMARDEARHAGFINDALREAGLRVNLGFLTQKKKYTYFRPKFIYYATYLSEKIGYARYITIFRHLQAHPEHRFHPIFKWFEEWCNDEFSHGEAFALLMKTDPKLTSGLNVLWIKFFLTAVYGTMYVRDHQRPAFHKALGVDPDWYAHEVFTKTSKLSEQIFPITLDIDHPRWQRGLERLQQANADMAQATGLKKLGAQVRAAAAFVSLYTIPAKKHVVPQSTRLEPAY; encoded by the coding sequence ATGAATATCCAGAACACCGACAAACACACCGCCGACGCCACATCCGTCGAAGAGGGTCTGGCCATCGCCCAGGCCCAGGACGAACAGTTCACGTCCGAATTCGCCACCGAAACGGCGATGCAGAACACCCTGCTCACCCCGCGCTTCTACACCACCGATTTCGACGAACTCGATGCCATCGACGTCACATCGGTCCGCGACGATTGGGACAAGCTGATCGCGCAGATGGAAGCGGACCCGAACAAGGGCCATTTCAAGAAAAACGAAGACTGGGATCACGTCGATTGGGACGGGATGGAGCCGGAACTGAAAAAGGAATTCATCGACTTCCTGATCTCCTCCTGCACCGCTGAGTTCTCGGGCTGCGTCCTCTACAAGGAAATGAAACGCCGCGGGGCCAACAAGGACATCACGCAACTCTTCCAGCTCATGGCCCGGGACGAGGCACGCCACGCGGGCTTCATCAACGACGCCCTGCGCGAGGCCGGGCTGCGCGTGAACCTCGGCTTCCTGACGCAGAAGAAGAAATACACCTACTTCCGGCCCAAATTCATCTACTACGCCACCTACCTCTCCGAGAAAATCGGCTACGCCCGCTACATCACCATCTTCCGGCACCTGCAGGCGCATCCCGAACACCGCTTCCACCCGATCTTCAAGTGGTTCGAGGAATGGTGCAATGACGAGTTCAGCCATGGCGAGGCCTTCGCCCTGCTGATGAAGACCGACCCGAAACTGACCTCCGGCCTGAACGTGCTGTGGATCAAGTTCTTCCTGACGGCGGTCTACGGCACGATGTATGTGCGCGACCACCAGCGGCCCGCCTTTCACAAGGCCCTAGGCGTCGACCCCGACTGGTACGCGCACGAGGTGTTCACCAAGACATCGAAACTTTCGGAACAGATCTTCCCGATCACGCTCGACATCGACCACCCCCGCTGGCAGCGCGGCCTGGAACGGCTGCAACAGGCCAATGCCGACATGGCGCAGGCGACAGGCCTGAAGAAACTCGGCGCGCAAGTCCGCGCGGCGGCGGCCTTCGTGTCGCTCTACACGATCCCGGCCAAGAAACACGTGGTGCCACAAAGCACCCGGCTGGAGCCCGCGTATTGA
- the puhE gene encoding putative photosynthetic complex assembly protein PuhE: protein MTPWIAAFIALFIWWFSTGTILMAVKYADRAGERARRTTTIAALPLMGLGAYGTWWSMTQTDIFGTYVAFLSALALWGWIELAFLTGIITGPNRMKLPTHVPEWERFIRAWGTVAYHEMLLTGTLIVLALALWYAPNPFAFYTFAVLFFARISAKLNLFFGVPRIHVEFLPQALAHLPSHFRTAGMNWLFPISVTALTFAAACWLERLYAADTMGAVTGFALLTALTALAALEHWVMVLPIPDERLWRWMLPAPKPTKNTTPQGGHHGL from the coding sequence ATGACCCCCTGGATCGCCGCTTTCATCGCGCTCTTCATCTGGTGGTTCTCCACCGGCACGATCCTGATGGCCGTAAAATACGCCGACCGCGCCGGCGAACGGGCACGGCGCACCACGACCATCGCGGCCCTGCCCCTGATGGGCCTCGGCGCCTACGGCACCTGGTGGTCCATGACCCAGACCGACATCTTCGGCACCTATGTGGCGTTCCTGTCGGCACTGGCCCTCTGGGGCTGGATCGAACTGGCGTTCCTCACCGGCATCATCACCGGCCCCAACCGCATGAAACTGCCCACCCACGTCCCCGAATGGGAACGGTTCATCCGCGCCTGGGGCACGGTGGCCTATCACGAGATGCTGCTGACGGGCACGCTCATCGTCCTCGCGCTCGCCCTCTGGTACGCGCCCAACCCGTTCGCCTTCTACACCTTCGCGGTGCTGTTCTTCGCCCGCATCTCGGCCAAGCTGAACCTGTTCTTCGGCGTCCCCCGCATCCATGTGGAATTTTTGCCGCAAGCACTGGCACATCTGCCCAGCCACTTCCGCACGGCGGGCATGAACTGGCTCTTCCCCATTTCGGTCACGGCGCTCACCTTCGCCGCGGCCTGCTGGCTCGAACGGCTCTATGCCGCCGACACGATGGGGGCTGTCACGGGTTTTGCCCTGCTCACCGCCCTCACGGCCCTCGCGGCCCTCGAACACTGGGTGATGGTCCTTCCCATCCCCGACGAACGGCTCTGGCGCTGGATGCTGCCTGCGCCCAAACCCACCAAGAACACGACACCACAAGGGGGACATCATGGACTTTGA